The genomic stretch TTCTATAAATATAAAACAGGAAGCTATTCATTAATAAGAATAGCTTCCTGTTTTTCTTATCATTTATTCATGGATTTGACGCTACAACTAGAAACTAGTCTTTAAACCTAATAGTTATAAATCTGCTCCGGCAAATTATCATAAACCCCCGGATCTGCCTGATCAATGGAACGATCTGCAATCGCCTCGGCCGTTGTGCTCATCGCAAGAAAAGCCTGCTTGGTGAGGTACCCATTTGATTTCTGTCCAAGAACGTATGGCTCATAGTTTCCGTCTGCCATCCCTCTCATTTCAAATAGAATGACGGGAATGTCATATTGGAGAGCCATGGCATTCGAAGCCACGTTCGGATTTTGGGTTGGCTCATCATACTTAAATACATGAGACCATCCCTTCGACTCTAGTCCCTGGTAGAGAACAGTCGCTAATTTTTTTGATTGTTCTTTTACTTCTTGTGTGACCTCAGAACTTTGCGGTGTTAAAAGTGATCCTGATGTTGGCTTTCCATCATATTCTTCTTGCGTGCCCTGGTGATGGAAATCGATCATATAATCAATGTCATACTTCGATATCACATTTTCGTGTAAAGCTTTTGTCTCAGGAGCTACTTTATTCACATGATCGCGATTAAGATCGAGTCTATCGGCATTATACCTCGTTAAATTGCGCCCGCTAGCTAAATAATTCTCAAGCTCAAAATTCACATCTCCCATCGCACCATCCGCATTGTACATAGGGACTATTAAAATATTCACGTTCTCAAGCAGTTCTTGATTACCCTGACTATTTGAACCAAGGTGACGAATATAATCTAACGCCCCTTCTGTCGTGAGCGCTTCGTTGCCATGCTGCTGTGTGAGAAACAGAATCGTAGGATTTTCTGGATTCGTTATGTATTTGACTAGATAGATATCACGATCCTTCGTCGTCTTTCCGATAACCTCCAAATCCATGCTCTCTTGTTTTTGATTCTCTTTTACTAGAAAGCTAGACATTTCTTCATAAGTCGTCAAAATCGCTGTTTGAACCGTTTCCTTTCCATTGACATCCGGACCATTTCCTCCCGCAAATGAAGGTACGCCCGCTATGGTAGAGCTTGCAATAACGGCAGAGAGTGTTAATGTGAAAATTTTCTTCTTCAAGCTTCTTCAGCTCCTTTATGATTTGGTAGAACATTCATAAAGTATCCGATTCTATAGATGTCAGTTATTCCCTGCAGTTTCACCTCAAAAGTGGATAAAAGGCCTATCATTTAGAAATTCCATTATAAATATACCAACTAAAGAACTAACTCATTTAATAAGAATATGGACAAAACAAGCAACGTATTGTATATCGTTTCATTGCTTTATTTTTATAACCGGGAAGCAGCAAGGATAGAGACACTTCGTGAAAATCTAAAAGGAAAGTAAATGGGGTGGTTATTTGGAAGGAGAAAACAAAAATAAACATTATGCTACTACTGCCTTAGTATTAGCGATTTGTTCATTTGTACTGGGATTAATCCCGATTATAGGTTGGCTTCTTGTGATTACGGCAACTGTTTTCCTTGTATTGAGCTATACAAATAAGGAGAGGGGGCCAAAGAATGTTGTCTCATTGATTCTAATAAGTCTCACATGGATAACTAAAATTCTTTTTGCAGTCCTCTTCTTTTTTGCAGTATTTACGCCTTCTAGCGATGAAGAAACCTCAACTCAAGTTGAAACCGTTGCGACAACTGAGGCTGCCGACAGCAAAGAGCAAGAAGATGAGAAGGATAAGGTTTACAAGGTAGGTGATGTTGTTCAAATAAATGATAAGGAGTTAACTGTTTTAAAGGTTGAGAAATCAAAGGGTAATGAATACTCCAGCCTTAAATCTGGGGATGAATATGTCATTATCTCTGTCAAAATAACGAATAATTCAAAAGAAAAAATATCCTATAACCCTTATGATTTTGAGATGAGTAACTCGAAAGGGCAGATACTGCAACACTCCTATTCAGGTATTCATGAAGATACTGCGTTGCATTATGGTGAGCTGGCGCCAGGCGGAACCGTAGAAGGGACAGTTCTATTCGAACAGCCGATAGATGATAAAAAGTTACAGTTGCAGTATACCGTTAACTTTTGGAGAGATCGAATGATTCGTGTTGACTTACAGTAATTGAGATTTAATCATTGTAAGATCGTTGTGACTAAGAGCAAAACAAAAAAACAGGGGCTACTCATAACTAAGAGTAGCTCCCTGTTTTTTGATGTGTTTTAAAACAAGTGATTTTCTTCTTCAGACCGACAAATCCATTTTCATCAGGAGAATCCACCTTTGGAATACACCTGCTCTTTTACACAACTCAACATTTCTAACTTATAAACCTAAAATCATTCCGTGATAATTAAAACGTTATTAACGATAGGATAGCTCTTTCTCCACAACACTCTTCAAATAAGCCATCACTTCACCCTGAAGATCTTCTCTACCCAAAGCGAAATCAACCGTCGCCTTAATAAACCCAAATTTATCTCCAACATCATATCGGTCACCTTTAAATTCATGTGCAATAACAGCTTGCGATTCATTCAATACCTTAATCGCATCCGTCAATTGCACCTCGCCACCAGCACCCGTTGGTAACGTTTCAAGAATTTCAAAGATTTCAGGAGTTAGCACGTAGCGACCAAGAATCGCATAGTTAGACGGCGCTTCTTCCATTGAAGGCTTTTCAACAAACGTTTCAACAGGAATTACGCCTTCTTCTAACATCCCTTCTTTTGGCGCGATGATCCCATATTTTGAAACATGCTCGTTAGCAACATGTTGAACGCCAACAACCGAACTGTTGTAGTGATTGTAAACATCCATCAACTGACCGATACATGGTACTTCAGAGCGAACGATATCGTCTCCTAATAGTACCGCAAAAGGCTCATCACCGATAAAACTTTGCGCACAACCAATCGCGTGACCAAGTCCTTTTGGCTCTTTTTGACGGATGTAATGAATGTTTGCTAGATTCGAGATCTTTTGGACTTCTTCTAACATCTCGTGTTTTTGCTTCTTCGTAAGCGTTTCTTCTAGTTCATATGATTTATCAAAATGATCTTCAATAGCGCGCTTTCCTCGTCCGCTTACGATAATAATGTCTTCAATCCCTGCACGTACTGCCTCTTCCACAATGTATTGAATGGTTGGCTTGTCCACGATTGGTAGCATTTCTTTCGGTTGAGCTTTCGTTGCTGGTAGGAATCTTGTTCCGAGGCCTGCAGCTGGGATAATCGCTTTTCTTACTTTCATAAATAAGCTTCCTTTCTTGAGTCAAACTTTACTATGCATACCACTCTTTTTAGAAATGCCTAACCGCTAATGACTACACATTCTAATTCCAACTAGCAAAAAGTCATAGTTATTCGTTCTGTATAAATATAAAGAAGAGTACTTCAAGCTTAAGTTACCTGTTCAATTGCATATCAGTTCTAACTAACTCATCGAGCCTTTTCAGATATTCTTTGTAATAACCAGATTCGTAATGGGAAGGGTTATTTCCATAAGGATGAGCGTAATGACCGATAAATCCATCATTTGTTAAATCGATCACCTTGATATTAGGGAGACGATTGATAAAGTAGTTGTTTAGCTTATCCCAAAAAACGTTATTTCTTCGGATCAATTTTTGCCGACTGTCTGAATAAGACTTAACATTTCCCTGTTCATCATAATACCTTGTCGTAAATTGCCCTTTGCTAAGAATGATTCTTTCTTCAGGAATAATCCTTAAGAGCTCGTCTATAAACCGGTCAACAGCAGATTTCCACAGCTGAAAATAATCATGGTTGTTTTGGTGATCGATTACCTTACTCTTACGTTGCAATTCTGAATACAGATTGGTTTTCCTTAATAACAAACTAGCACTAACATAAGACTCATCACTTATGCGAAAAACATCTCTGGCTGCATCCGCTAGGAAGTCCAAGATTAGATATTCTGGTTTTGATTGAGATAAGTCCCTGATGAACGTTTTATTAAAATCTCTCATGATCGGCAATTGTTCGCTCTTGTTCAGATGTTTCAGGTCATCAAGTTCAAGAGACACAGGATTTGACATTAAACTAATCATGGAAGATTGAATGTGCGTAAATGTACATTGATAGAATCTTTTGTACTCCGGATTGAAATATGGCTTTGATTCAAAGGCATTTCGACTAAAGCATGACCCAAGAACGGCAAGTTGTATGACATCATCTGAAAAGGTTGTTTTATCTTTTTTGACAACTATTGAAAGTTGATTTTTGTGGTTACGAGAGAAACTTATGATCAATGGTTGTGTCTTTGGCATTATACGAACAGTAGAATCCAATGGTAGAGAAGGTGTGCCAGAAACGAGTACATCTACTTTCTCATTTTGACCCATCTTTATTTCTAAAAACAGATCCCAACTCTGAAGTTCTTGTTGAATAGTCGAATCAATTATTTTAGAAAGATCAACTACTCCTTCAAATTCTTCTGGCGTTAGTCTAAGGCTACTTTTCTCACCTTCAAAATACGAGAATTCATTTCCATAAGTAAACCGTTTTTTAACGACAAGTGATATGCTTTCATTCCCCAAATTGGAAAGATCCAACTCCGGCGAATAAAGATTACCTTTAAGGTTTAAAACTTGATCACTTAAAGAAAGTTCAACGACTTCGGCAACAATGTCCTTTTTCCGAATTAAAAGAGAGAAGGTTTTTCCCCCCGTCATATAAGGTTTCATTTTTAAGGCCTGATTCGAATTCAACGTCTCGTAATGATACTTAGCTGCAGCGGTATTCATAGTTGAGTAAACTGGGACTTCCGCTGACTTTTGTCCGGTTACAGACAACCTTATAAAGACATCCCACGCCTGTTCATCATTTTTTAGGTCACCGTTAAACATATGGTTCACCTGAATTGTTTCACTACACCGTAAACCTTGATTTTTAAGGTGAAACACTTTCTCTTCATCATACTGAAAAAGGTTCATTTGTTCCCTTTTCTTAAAAACTAATTGACATGTTAGCTTTTCAAAGAAATGATCACTTACATCATTTGATTGAAGTAAGATTTCAGGAGTCAATTCTCCATTTGTATAGTCAGCAGATTCCAAGTTTGCTTGAAGGTTGACCATCGTAATAAGGAAGCCCAAACCACCGTCACCCGCTCTATATGGTTTCGCTTTAAAAAGAGGATTAACTGTGAATGGGTGATAAACCAATTTCAATTGTTGGTCGATTTTCAATCGATAAGAATGACCACCATTATTGATATAAAAATACCAAACTTGTCCTTCTTCCAACAGTTTCATATTTAATAATTTATCAATCTCAATTTCAAAGATGAATTTCTCTTTATTAACTTTTAAAGAAAAATGTCTTTCATCTAAATAGTCAATTGTATGTTCGATCACTCTTCGCTTAACACAAATGGTAGCATCTTCACTCAAATACTGATCGGACTGGCCCCATAAGGAAATGATTCCATTGCGATAGTCAACTTTAGAGACCTTTACTTCCAATTCTAAAACCCTTTCTCTGTTAAACTTAAAGAACTCTTTTTCAAGATCCCAAAACGGCCACTTTTAGTTGATTCTCACTTGAGACATTGTCTAAGAAATAAAGAGACAAGTTTTGCTTTCCATTCACAAATGGTTTACATTTCACCCTCGGGTTAGCAAACATTTCTTCATATCCAATTTTAAGTTGATTTACTTTTTCAGCATTTATCGGTAGATCTATTGTGTTTCCAGATATAGTGGCGACACGTAGAAAGAGATCCCATACATCCTTGTTATGAATAACCTCTTCTTCTAAAAGTTCAGAAACATCCGCTACCAAATCAAAATTTTGATTGGTAATAAGTAACTCCACCCCTTTTTCGAGGTTGTAAGTTAATTCTTGACCAACAGTTTGACGTTTTTTTAATACGAAAGAAGAGTTAAATTCATCCAGCTTATCGAGATCGTAATTCGTTGCTTCAATATGTCCAGTTACCAATAGTCGATTTGCCTCAAAATAAATTTGCTCAATAGAAGGAGAAATATCAGCGTATTTTATAATGAAAGCAAGTGTATCGTGTCCAGTTTTATATGGTTTGACTCGATAAAGATCATTTTTTTCAAACTGGTAGTAATTGAAATGAATGTTTTCCTTTTTATTTACTGTAAGGTCGAGTACCAAACCATTTGTATCTTTTAACTCTATAAATAAATCCCAGATAAGATTTTTGTTGAACGGATAGCCATCATAAAGATCATCTAACGAAAAGTGAAAAAGAAACCTTCCTTCAGAAATTGGTTCTATTGTTTTGGATTCATAATACTCAAAGAGATGTTCTTGCTCTCTTTTTTTTGCTTTTAAGGTGACGATCTTATCCTTTAAAGCGTTATCTGTCATAGCTCCATTCACGTCAACTTCAATCGAACAGCGCCCATCTTTAAACGTAACGTCAGCGACTTCTGTAGTGAGATCATTTTGTAACACAAGCATAGAAAGGCCATTTCGCCCATTCACATAAGGCTTAACTTTAAATAGGTGATGTGAAAAAGGACGGTAGTCCACTTCTTTCAAGTCAGGAGCTGAGGTTGTCATTTTAGCCTCAATGTATTCTCCACCTTGATGAATAAAGAAGTCCCAAATAACACCATCATGCATTTTTTTTTGAACAAATATGTCGTTAATGCTTTCTTCTATTGAGAACGTAGTCCCATTCATAACCGTGGTGAACCTATATTCTTCAGGATATTCTAGCCCCTGTTCAACTTCACGTCTTCTTAGACAGAGAGAAACATTATGATCTTGAATGTCTTGATCAACTTCTCCCGTTACCCTTAACACGTCATCAAAATATTCTACTCCCGTTATTAAAGCGTTCAATTTGTCACCTCTTTATTTAAATCATTTTCGTTTATTCAACGATCAGCTCATTAATTGTTTCTTTCCACTTCGTTCCGATTTCATCAATTTCATATCGTTTTACATTCTCCATGCCATTTTCACTAAACTTTTCACGTAAATTTTTGTCTTCTATTAAACGAATCAGGGAATCGGCAAATGCTTCAATATTTCCGTCTTCAACGAGAATCCCATCTTCATTATGCTTAATGATTTCACCTGGCCCCTTAGGGCAGTCAAAGCTAACCACCGGTACACCGCACTGCATTGCCTCAACAATAACCATTCCAAAACCTTCAAAACGAGAACTTAATGCATAGATGGAAGATTTCATTAGTTCCACATCGATGTTGGGAGTGGATCCCATTAGGACTACGTGATTATACAATTCCTTTTCTTCAATAAGGTCTAGAAGATTTTGACGTTCTCTTCCTCCGCCAAAAATTTTCAATTTCCAATCTGGATGCTTCTCGTTAACAATCTTAAAAGCTTCAATAAGTAAATCGAAGCCCTTCTGAGGTACTAATCTTCCTGCAGCAATGATCGTTTTAGATTCTAAAGGTGAGACACCACCTTGAAGCTTAGGAATCGAATTAGTCAGTTTTTTCACCTTCACACTACCAGCAGATAGCAACTCTTTGTAGTCGGTTGTATCATCATCCGTTAAAGTTGCAAGATAATCTAAGCTTGCATAATGCTTTACGATGGAACGCTTTAAGCGCTCTGGATAAATTGCGTAATTGAGATGCTCCTGTCCAATGACTTTCACATCTTTCTTCACATATTTACTAGCAAAAATGTTGAAACTTGGTCTTGTACTTACAAGAATTCCAGAATCAATGGATTTCATATAGTTATACATTTTAATATCCGATAAAGCTGAAAAGAAATGGTGTCCTTCATCATCGGGATGAATTAACCTACTTTTCATTTTCAATAATTTACTTGCTACCTTACTCTTTAGATCTAATTGACTTTTGCTACGATTCACAACATCGTGTAGAACGGTTACTTTGATTCTAGGATCAATTTCAAAGAAAGGGTTATTTCTGTGTCTAAATACACTAATTACTTCAATATCATAGCCGTTCTGCGCAAGATAATTGGTAACGTTAAGGACAGTTCGAACCGTACCTCCCATTCCATATATATCAAATACAAGAAATCTAATCTTCACAAATCATTCTCCAATCTCTTCATTTCACCCTAATACCTTTTCAATTGTTCTCCTTGCAGCCTTTCCGTCGTCAAGGTGACAAAACTTAGATGTGAAATCTTTGTATTTCTTTCGATATGTCTGCTGAATACGGTCTATATTGTCAATTGCATGAAACAACTTCTCTTCACTGATTACAATTGGACCAGGTGCTTCTTTTTGAAAATCAAAATAGAATCCTCTCACTTGAGTGGCATATCTTGGCATATCGTAAGCAAAGAAGATCATTGGTCGATTCAGGTTAGCGTAGTCGAACATCACGGAAGAGTAGTCTGTTATGAGAAGATTAGAAATCAGATAGAGCTCTTGAATATCATCATAACTTGAAACGTTATAGACAAACTCTTCATAGCCCTCTAACTGAATTCGCATCGCATCTCTATAGTGGAGCCTCACTAACAGAACATAGTCATTTCCAAACTTCTCTCTCATTCTCTCTAAATCAAATTTAAATTGGTATGGTTGAAAATTAGCTCCATTATGGAATTCATAATCTCGCCAAGTTGGCGCATACAAGATGACTTTTTTATCCTCAGGAATGTTTAGCTTTTTCTTAATGGCCCGAATCTTAACTTCTTTATTTTTGTTTAAAAGAACATCATTACGAGGATAACCAATGTCCAGGGTCGTTTTGTTAAAATTAAAAGCTCTCTTCAAAATCGTAGACGTATAATCATTGGGACCGATTAAATAATCCCAACGCTTATTTCTTTCAAGAAGGGCCGGAGAAGTGTTTTCTGCGTATGATTCAGAAGTTGGATCGATATCAAAACCTAGTTTTTTCAAAGGTGTACCATGCCAGGTTTGAAGATGGACGGATCCATTACGCTTTTCATAAAAATCTGGAAAGTTACCATTATTCACAAAAAACTTTCCGACCGCCATATAGTAATAATATTTGAGAGAATGCGGTCTTACTTTAATAGGATTACCAGGAATTTCAGTGTTCAGGTTATTCATCACCCAAACCGATTTGTACTTATTCTTAGAATCCACTAGCTCCTCGTAGATGGCTTTAGGATTGCATGAGTAGCTTTTACCGTGAAAACTCTGAAATACGATTACTTTAGTGTTAATCGGTAGTATTTTATTACATGCCTTATAGAAGGGAAGTAAACTTTTATTGATCAATGTTTTCCATTTTGTTCGTTGCTTCAAACGGTCTTCAAACGTCATGACCACTTTAGACGCATCCACATTCATCGTAAATGGAATTAATGCATCATCGAAATTAAGGTGACACCGAATCAGGTCAAAATTGATATCTCGCAGTAATTGCATCTTCTTTATTTTTTCTTGATGGCCAAGTTTTATTTTTGCCACAAATGCGTGTTCAAGCGTCGTCTTTCCAGTCTTTTGTAATTCCCACTCCACTGGTAGATGATATCTTGCGCCATATTGACCTTTAATTAATATTGAACCTTCAAGTAATTTAGGTAACTCCTTATGTGGAGGCTGAATATTAAGTTTTCCAGTAATCAATAAATCCGATTTCACAATTCTTACGTTATCAATTGATTTTGTTTGAATATAATCCCTTACGAGTATGGAAACTTCTTCATGTATGGTATAATAAGGCTTAATGACCTTAATATGCCTGTCGCGATTGATAAATGTTTGCTGTGGTAAGTTGACAAGTCTTTGTTTCGAACTAATATCGTCTAAGCGAGAGACTAATTTTGACTGACAAACATCTGAAATAAAGGATAAGTCCCAAATGCCATCGGTAAATAAGCCCTGACGATAGGACTCTTCAATATCCATCGTATAGGTGAATGTTCGATCCTCTACGCTGATCTCATATTCATGGCTTATGTCTGTACCTCTTTTTTCAAATCGAATGCGTGCATGATCAGCATAGGTACTTTCATCTAAAGAGGTCATTATTTGTCCATGTAAAGTTATTTCACCATTTTTAGCGTAGACTGCACGTATTTCTGCCTGAAAATCTTCCCTAGTTACAAGCACCGAAAGAGGATCGTTTTCCTGACCAACGTTCAACATCACTTTGTTGATAATACCGGACGTATGAAATATCGCTGAATAATGAAAGATCTTTGAAGCATCTACATTTAATGGCAAAGACATAACTTTATCCTGATAATCCATTCTCATTGCAATTTCAAATGATTCATCATAATGTAAGAGGAGATTATTCTTTCTAAAATCTAATTCAATTTCATATCCTGTCCAATCATACGTTCCATCAGGTTGACCATAATGCTTCGACAAATCCGGTCGATTCACATGTGTAGCTGGGAGCTCCAGTGTTGTACCATTCTTACGAGTGAGCAGAATCGTTTTCTTAACCTCTTTACTCTCTAACACTTGCCAGGAAGGTACTAAGAAATAACCACTTAGTTTAAGAACGCCAAATGTATCTAGATTGACCGTTTCGGAAACAAGTTTGGCGGTACTTCCATCAGATTTAAATGATAAATTTCCTTTTACAGTTGAATAGGGAATAAGTGACTTGTTTATTCTGTTGATATAAAGTGGCGGGTATTCGAGGGTATTTGTTAAACTGTTTTTCACTCTCAGAACCTTTTCTTTCCCTTGTAAATTCACATGAAAATAAGCATCCCATATACCTGATGTCAGTTCATTTACGTTCTGAGTGATGTCCAAGCTAAACTGTATGAGATCGTTACTTTGTGGGTCATACTCACTGTCTACCTTAGTTGTTATACGATTGCGAGTTTGTCTTTCTATAAGAACATATTTAAGTGGTTGCGCTGAAGCTACTGCATTGATGTCTAATTTTAATGTGACATCCAACTTCTGTTGATGGTATTCTAAGCCATGTAAATAACACTTAAACTGCTCGCTTGGCTGCCATAATAAATTTAATAATCCCATGTTACACCCCTAATAAATCATTGTTGTCATATCGTTCTATAACTTTTCTCTACCTGACTGAAGCTAACTCTTTTTTCACCTGGGTAGTTGAAATTCCTGGAGTCCTTTTCAAATAAACGACTTCACATTTTTCTTTTAAAAAGTCAAACTCCCCTTCCCAATCGTCACCCATGACAAATAAATCGACATCGTACAAGTTAATGTCACTCAACTTCTGCTCCCAATTTTCTTCCGCAATGACTTCATCCACATACCGAACAGCTTCAAGAATGTATTTACGATTTTCAAAACTATGAAAAGATTTCTTATTTTTAAGTGCATTAAATTCATCAGAAGAAATCGCCACAATCAAATAATCTCCTAAACCCTTAGCTCTCTTCAGCAAATTAATATGTCCCCAATGAAGCATGTCAAAAGTACCATATGTGATTACTTTTTTCATACAAACCTCCCATTAACACGAATATATCTATTTAGATTAACACATCACAGACCTTTAGACCTACAAATATTTACAATCCCTAAACATTACCATTACCGATCGATCACGAAAAAAGTGATCAATATGAAGATTACTTCTAATACAAATCATTCGTTCCTATCATTCATTTTATGAAATGCAAGCGATTATATTTGAGGTGACCAGAAGCGAAATGCTTGATGTGCTGCGCCATATAGAAGAATCAATGAGGAAGAAAATGGAGCAGATTTTCCTACAATCGATATTTCTAATCCTGCGAATAATGTGTTGAAAGTTATGCAAAATAAAAAAACTTTGTAAATTAAATATGAACGGTGATGAACCTAAAGACCTAGAATAAACAGGTTATATGAATGTGCTTTTAAAAAAACATCTATGGTTGGGAGCGAAGCTTGTGATATGTGGGTAAAGAACGAGTGGGATGATTCTATTGATTAACTAAAACCAGGTGAACTAATCTAGTGATTAGTTCACCTGGTTTTTTTGAAATAGAAAAAATTTAATTTATATTGAAAGTGGATCACAGTAGGGCGTTACCAGGTTACGAATGTTGGTGATGGATGGCGCCGGAGACTGACGAAAACAGTCACTACAAAAAACAGCAAAGCATAACAATCTAGTCTGTTTTGTAGCCTACAGTTAATGAACCTCAACATCATTTTACTGCGTTTGTTTTATACAGTTTGCTTGTTGATCCGTACCCCCTATTTGAATTGAACTAGGCATCAATGAGACGGTTCTGTTGATTCATTATCATAAATAAATAGAACAATAACTATTGACTAATCATTGTTCCTTCTAAATATAGATTGCATCATGAGAACCGTCCCAGCGCTTCCCCTGTTAAAAAATCGTCCCTCTCTCAACTTGTGAATGAAACAATTTAAGATTCTCTACCACTTGTTCTGATTCTTCAACAAGGGCTTCCACAGATACTGCTTTTTGATGAGAAAGCTGGTTAATGATATCTGAAAATAAGAGAATCATTTCTTCTAAAATCGTATTCGAACTTAAATTGTACAAGCGAACATCTTGGTACTTACTAATGTTAAAAAGTGCTGTATCAATATAAGGCTTGAAGCGATCGATCAGATCAGGGAAATTGGTTAACAATTGCTGAGTACCTTCTTCAAGTCCTTCCACCATATTTTGTAGTTGCTCTAATGGCGTAAGTGTAATAGAAACGAGCTCATTAATTTGTTCATCAAAGTTACTAAACAAACCTACTAATTTTGCTGGCAAAGAAGAGGTAGCTTGGACGTTAATGAAGCGGATTGTTTGAATCAGTAGAGTCAATGAATGATCGAATAAAGAAAGGACACTCTTAATCGCTGAAAGAGGCGGAATGATTAACTGCCAAATAGCTTGAATAAATGTTTCTGTTCCTTCTTCCAATACCTTTTCTTTAATCGAGAGACCATTTGGTAAATAGTGAGAGTCCAGTAAACGTGATTTTTCTACTTTTGATATTTTTCCTACGTCTTTAACTTGATTCACTTTAGACTTAATGGAATCAGCTAAAGATAATTCTCGATCAAAAAGGGAAGCTGCCGTTTCCGAAACACTTGTTCCAAAACTCATGATTTGCTGTGACAATAAACCGTTATTTTGGTTAATGATTTCATAATGGGAAGCTAATTCACCAACCACAGCATCGTAGATAAAATCTGTTCCTCCCTCTAATAATTTAGGTAGTTTCTCTTCTCTTATGTAAGTGACATGCTCTACAAGATCTTCAAATGAACTTTCGATCTCATTAATCTTTTTGTGAATTTCTCCAAAAATGCTTTCTACACTAACATCCATCTTTAAAAGGTGTTCAGCTATTTCTGCTGGAGGGGAATTGAGAAAGGCATTCAGGCTTCTAAAACGATCCTCGGCCATCGTTAACATCGTTCTCATATTATCAAGTTCAAACTGGATAAGATAACCGGTTGCGGTAATACTTTTTAAGACAGGAGACGAAGTTAGATCCTCCACAAACGTAGAGAACGTTTCTTTTAAATTTGTTACACGTTCTTCAAATTTAGCTCTCTCGTCCTCGACGATACTTACGGAATTCCCAATGTATTCGGAAGAAAGGGATAGACGATTTCCAACCAAATCATAGATTCCTTGATAAAGCGTATTGATCGTATCTGCATTCAATTCAATACGACTTGAATTCCCGCCGTGAAGGGACTCTCCTGTCCAAATACTAGTGACAATGTGTTCATCAGCACCAACACGAATAAAC from Bacillus sp. Cs-700 encodes the following:
- a CDS encoding CDP-glycerol glycerophosphotransferase family protein, whose amino-acid sequence is MGLLNLLWQPSEQFKCYLHGLEYHQQKLDVTLKLDINAVASAQPLKYVLIERQTRNRITTKVDSEYDPQSNDLIQFSLDITQNVNELTSGIWDAYFHVNLQGKEKVLRVKNSLTNTLEYPPLYINRINKSLIPYSTVKGNLSFKSDGSTAKLVSETVNLDTFGVLKLSGYFLVPSWQVLESKEVKKTILLTRKNGTTLELPATHVNRPDLSKHYGQPDGTYDWTGYEIELDFRKNNLLLHYDESFEIAMRMDYQDKVMSLPLNVDASKIFHYSAIFHTSGIINKVMLNVGQENDPLSVLVTREDFQAEIRAVYAKNGEITLHGQIMTSLDESTYADHARIRFEKRGTDISHEYEISVEDRTFTYTMDIEESYRQGLFTDGIWDLSFISDVCQSKLVSRLDDISSKQRLVNLPQQTFINRDRHIKVIKPYYTIHEEVSILVRDYIQTKSIDNVRIVKSDLLITGKLNIQPPHKELPKLLEGSILIKGQYGARYHLPVEWELQKTGKTTLEHAFVAKIKLGHQEKIKKMQLLRDINFDLIRCHLNFDDALIPFTMNVDASKVVMTFEDRLKQRTKWKTLINKSLLPFYKACNKILPINTKVIVFQSFHGKSYSCNPKAIYEELVDSKNKYKSVWVMNNLNTEIPGNPIKVRPHSLKYYYYMAVGKFFVNNGNFPDFYEKRNGSVHLQTWHGTPLKKLGFDIDPTSESYAENTSPALLERNKRWDYLIGPNDYTSTILKRAFNFNKTTLDIGYPRNDVLLNKNKEVKIRAIKKKLNIPEDKKVILYAPTWRDYEFHNGANFQPYQFKFDLERMREKFGNDYVLLVRLHYRDAMRIQLEGYEEFVYNVSSYDDIQELYLISNLLITDYSSVMFDYANLNRPMIFFAYDMPRYATQVRGFYFDFQKEAPGPIVISEEKLFHAIDNIDRIQQTYRKKYKDFTSKFCHLDDGKAARRTIEKVLG
- the tagD gene encoding glycerol-3-phosphate cytidylyltransferase, giving the protein MKKVITYGTFDMLHWGHINLLKRAKGLGDYLIVAISSDEFNALKNKKSFHSFENRKYILEAVRYVDEVIAEENWEQKLSDINLYDVDLFVMGDDWEGEFDFLKEKCEVVYLKRTPGISTTQVKKELASVR